The Lonchura striata isolate bLonStr1 chromosome 12, bLonStr1.mat, whole genome shotgun sequence genome includes a region encoding these proteins:
- the CRELD1 gene encoding protein disulfide isomerase CRELD1: MAPLPRSPGRGGPGLGAALLGAALLAGVLLAVHADPDSHRDGAEPCRACRGLADSFIRGLERTEHEGFGGGNTAWEEEKLSKYQHSETRLLEVLEGVCAPSDFACHQLLERSEEHVEQWWFHEQQQHPDFFQWLCVDRLMLCCPPGTYGPDCRSCAGGPQQPCSGNGRCDGDGTRRGTGLCVCSPGYGGPFCAECGDGYYEASRNKSHLVCAECYQACGRCTGPEDSSCLRCKRGWVLHEHRCIDIDECGTEMAHCRANQYCVNTEGSYECRDCSTACIGCMGAGPARCKKCNKGYWRDGAKCLDVDECASAEEPVCTGVQEVCENTEGSYRCVCAQGHVRRDGQCVEDKPPDAPEKGFFDDVTDDEVVVLQQMFFGVMICALATLAAKGDMVFTAIFIGAVAAMAGYWLSDRSDRVLDGFMKGR, encoded by the exons ATGGCGCCGCTGCCGCGCTCTCCCGGGCGCGGGGGGCCCGGGCTGGGGGCCGCCCTCCTGGGGGCCGCCCTCCTCGCGGGGGTCCTGCTCGCCGTTCACGCCGACCCCGACTCCCACCGAGACGGGGCCGAGCCGTGCCGAGCTTGCCGCGGCCTCGCCGACAGCTTCATCAGG GGCCTGGAGCGGACAGAGCATGAGGGCTTTGGTGGGGGTAACACAGcctgggaggaggagaagctgtCCAAGTACCAGCACAG TGAGACTCGtctgctggaggtgctggagggTGTCTGTGCCCCCTCGGACTTCGCCTGTCACCAGCTGCTGGAGCGGAGTGAGGAACACGTGGAGCAGTGGTGGTTCCATGA gcagcagcagcaccctgacTTTTTCCAATGGCTGTGTGTGGACAGGCTGATGCTTTGCTGCCCGCCTGGCACTTACGGCCCGGACTGCCGGT CCTGTGCCGGCGggccccagcagccctgcagtggcAATGGGCGATGTGATGGCGACGGCACACGCCGCGGCACCGGCCTCTGCGTCTGCAGCCCGGGCTACGGTGGCCCCTTCTGTGCCGAGTGCGGTGATGGCTACTATGAGGCCTCGCGGAACAAGAGCCACCTCGTGTGTGCTG AGTGCTACCAGGCGTGCGGGCGCTGCACGGGTCCCGAGGACTCCAGCTGCCTTCGCTGCAAGAGGGGCTGGGTGCTGCATGAGCACCGCTGCATCG ATATAGATGAGTGTGGCACAGAGATGGCGCATTGCCGAGCCAACCAGTACTGCGTCAACACAGAGGGCTCCTACGAGTGCCGAG ACTGCTCCACGGCTTGCATCGGCTGCATGGGCGCCGGGCCGGCTCGCTGCAAGAAATGCAACAAGGGCTACTGGCGGGATGGAGCCAAGTGCTTGG ACGTGGATGAGTGTGCCAGTGCCGAGGAGCCAGTATGCACAGGGGTGCAGGAGGTGTGTGAGAACACAGAGGGCAGCTACCGGTGCGTCTGTGCCCAGGGCCACGTCCGCCGAGACGGGCAGTGCGTTGAGGACAAGCCCCCTG ATGCCCCAGAGAAGGGCTTCTTTGATGACGTGACTGATGACGAGGTGGTGGTGCTGCAGCAGATGTTCTTTGGTGTGATGATCTGTGCCCTCGCCACGCTGGCTGCCAAGGGCGACATGGTCTTCACCGCCATCTTCATTGGCGCCGTGGCCGCCATGGCCGGCTACTGGCTCTCTGACCGCAGTGACCGTGTCCTCGATGGCTTCATGAAGGGCAGAtag
- the PRRT3 gene encoding proline-rich transmembrane protein 3 gives MGNTSGHWEREDWERGHWGQGQLGTEPGATRKGTAKPLSLSLGSGSPRHSSITASCKSNLGSCHGSWLTGSPFPQGQLTMAAAQLVTWGMLLATGVPAKAQGVLPAGLSLGGDPLHRPAWGQQWPGPSPTWEASGDPSGAGAPRSERWGVKHPVHWSLPLQAGDGTRAPLEMETTMTGADTKVWRDGSTVLAVTEEPLVAWQGHEAEGQDSSLPHGSALNTLGPEVPMDRGADSPGPPWAGQGLSLSRHSISKTVGTPSPQPTVSTTDLDPTLAAGMRTAGHTAAEGHTVVPGLSQDAQRTPASSQSVPLGTAPVSDPTGTGPDWGLHASPGSVQLVGSWGDTGEPPSPSPALPSSAPQLRHTAQSWGLAEPWTRALPSHQRSTRRAPLSHATTSPGDAGPRADPGTTGQQGPQPVPGSVLSTGPAPPSSSSTATPGTPSRGLLPEEDVGSPQQVRGAVGPVSVPNDTKTTPQPTAHPTTGTLGTRHPDTPGAQTPSPSTATPSATWRRAEMTPQPVPRDPSSPQPHSTDRAPPAPGANATGLRWAELQHQLGFSWEAHVYGMAAVFLLLALGCLAGLAGTAILRPPHLFHVAGAHGLLLAACLLRATFLLLDPYGARGRLPAPALLLLHTAPFPLLLAAFALLLQRLQRLAQLQLLPSRLRGLPALGAVAALQSAVMGAADLLPPRLGLGAALGLQALGCAAGALLLLGGLWGCWRLLRAPCEGPGPQPGPRALLAAAVAGLPVCGLQLFGAVWLRGVLGPHGRFSRPSWAAQLWLRIGELGTALALLAAAAEPVHCRCRRRSPAGHSCWAKALRYFCAGRKAEAPEYPNNCYDWAGGSTGGTGAERTPANDISKNLIRNPAEQLPLRALKDSNEVWAAGTGMPGLSPKCPNMLAARSCAAFEQGSSPSLGELIFRPPSPIDLRRSIDQALCRRHLLHDGLFARPRRGSGSSLHGSPAPDQTPSLGRMVRCSSLTELPGPRQPHGTITVTVTASASSLESSSLKISWNPWRHGLSSPDSLPLDEAPSRVPLLVPAGAAGGEHEGPRAFPALGRAVDSRSLSSDTIEL, from the exons ATGGGGAACACCAGTGGACATTGGGAAAGGGAAGACTGGGAACGGGgccactggggacagggacagctgggaaCAGAGCCCGGGGCTACCCGGAAAGGGACAGCCAAGCCACTGTCTCTCTCCCTGGGCAGTGGGTCGCCAAGGCACAGCAGCATCACAGCCAGCTGCAAGAGTAACCTAGGCAGCTGCCACGGATCCTGGCTCACCGGATCCCCATTCCCACAGGGTCAACTCAccatggctgcagcacagcttgtCACCTGGGGGATGCTCCTGGCCACCGGAGTCCCTGCCAAGGCCCAGGgggtgctgccagcagggctgtcCTTAGGCGGGGACCCCTTGCACCgccctgcctggggacagcagtggcCAGGCCCATCCCCCACCTGGGAGGCATCGGGGGATCCGAGTGGTGCCGGGGCCCCAAGGAGTGAGCGCTGGGGGGTCAAGCACCCCGTGCACTGGTCCTTGCCACTGCAGGCAGGGGATGGTACCAGGGCACCCCTGGAGATGGAAACCACTATGACAGGCGCTGATACCAAGGTCTGGAGGGATGGCAGCACAGTCCTGGCTGTGACAGAGGAGCCACTCGTTGCCTGGCAAGGGCACGAAGCGGAAGGCCAGGacagctccctgccccatggctcTGCACTGAATACACTGGGCCCTGAGGTGCCCATGGACAGAGGGGCAGATTCTCCAGGGCcaccctgggcagggcagggcctttCCCTGTCCAGGCACAGCATCTCCAAGACAGTCggcacccccagccctcagCCAACTGTATCCACCACTGACCTGGACCCCACGCTGGCGGCAGGCATGAGGACAGCGGGACACACAGCGGCAGAGGGACACACAGTGGTCCCGGGCCTCTCTCAGGATGCACAACGcactccagccagcagccagtcGGTCccgctgggcacagcccccgtCTCCGATCCCACAGGCACGGGGCCAGACTGGGGTCTCCatgccagccctggctctgtgcagctggtgggcagctggggggacacgggagagccccccagcccctccccggctctgcccagctctgccccacagctgcgCCACACTGCCCAGTCCTGGGGGCTGGCTGAGCCCTGGACTCGAGCGCTCCCGTCCCATCAGCGCAGCACCCGGAGGGCTCCACTCAGCCACGCCACCACCAGCCCCGGCGATGCGGGCCCCCGGGCAGACCCTGGGACTACGGGGcagcagggaccccagcccgTCCCAGGGTCTGTCCTCAGCACTGGCCCTGCGCCACCTTCCTCCTCCAGCACGGCCACCCCTGGTACCCCGAGCAGAG GGCTGCTGCCCGAGGAGGACGTCGGCTCCCCGCAGCAGGTCCGGGGCGCCGTGGGCCCTGTGAGTGTCCCAAATGACACCAAAACGACCCCACAGCCAACGGCACATCCCACCACGGGGACGCTCGGGACAAGGCACCCAG ACACGCCGGGGGCGCAGACCCCAAGCCCCAGCACTGCGACCCCCTCGGCCACGTGGCGACGGGCAGAGATGACGCCTCAGCCAGTCCCCCGAGATCCATCATCGCCGCAGCCACACTCCACAGACCGTGCCCCCCCGGCACCGGGGGCCAACGCGACCGGGCTGCGCTGGGCCgagctgcagcaccagctgggCTTCTCCTGGGAGGCTCATGTCTATGGAATGGCTGCCGTGTTCCTGCTGCTGGCGCTGGGCTGCCTGGCCGGGCTGGCGGGGACAGCCATCCTGCGGCCCCCACACCTTTTCCACGTTGCGGGGGCccacgggctgctgctggccgccTGCCTGCTGCGGGccaccttcctgctgctggatCCCTACGGGGCACGGGGCCGTCTGCCCGCTccggccctgctgctgctccacacAGCCCCTTTCCCCCTGCTGCTCGCCGCCTTCGCCCTCCTGCTCCAGCGGCTGCAGcgcctggcccagctccagctgctgccgtCGCGGCTGCGGGGGCTGCCGGCGCTGGGGGCTGTGGCGGCCCTGCAGAGCGCGGTGATGGGGGCCGCCGACCTGCTGCCGCCGCGGCTGGGGCTGGGCGCCGCGCTGGGGCTGCAGGCGCTGGGCTGCGCGGcgggggctctgctgctgctgggggggctctgggggtgctGGCGGCTGCTGCGGGCGCCCTGCGAGGGGCCGGGGCCGcagccggggccgcgggcgctTCTGgcggcggcggtggcggggctGCCGGTCTGCGGGCTGCAGCTCTTCGGCGCTGTGTGGCTGCGAGGAGTCCTGGGGCCCCACGGGCGCTTCTCCCGGCCCAGCTGGGCggcacagctctggctgcgGATCGGCGAGCTGGGCACGGCCCTGGCGCTGCTGGCGGCCGCCGCCGAGCCTGTGCACTGTCGGTGCCGCCGCCGGAGCCCCGCCGGGCACTCCTGCTGGGCCAAGGCACTGCGGTACTTCTGCGCCGGCCGCAAAGCTGAGGCGCCCGAATACCCCAACAACTGCTACGACTGGGCCGGTGGCAGCACCGGCGGCACCGGTGCGGAGCGGACGCCCGCCAATGACATCTCCAAGAACCTCATCCGCAACCCGGCGGAGCAGCTGCCCCTGCGGGCTCTGAAGGACAGCAACGAGGTCTGGGCAGCCGGCACCGGGATGCCGGGGCTGAGCCCCAAGTGCCCCAACATGTTGGCCGCCCGCTCCTGCGCCGCCTTTGAGCAGGGCTCGTCCCCCTCCCTGGGAGAGCTGATCTTCCGCCCGCCGTCCCCCATCGACCTGCGCCGCAGCATCGACCAGGCGCTCTGCCGCCGCCACCTCCTGCACGACGGCCTCttcgcccggccccgccgcggctcCGGCTCCTCACTGCACGGCTCCCCAGCCCCTGACCAGACCCCCAGCTTGGGGCGCATGGTGCGCTGCAGCTCGCTCACGGAGCTGCCCGGCCCCCGCCAGCCCCACGGGAccatcactgtcactgtcaccgcCTCAGCCAGCTCGCTGGAGAGCAGCTCACTGAAGATCAGCTGGAACCCCTGGCGCCATGGGCTGTCCTCGCCCGACAGCCTGCCCCTGGACGAGGCGCCCAGCCGGGTCCCTCTCCTGGTGCCCGCTGGAGCCGCCGGCGGGGAGCACGAGGGTCCCCGCGCCTTCCCAGCCCTTGGCAGGGCGGTGGATTCCCGCAGCCTCTCCAGCGACACCATTGAGCTCTGA
- the IHO1 gene encoding interactor of HORMAD1 protein 1, with the protein MQGILFGFLIAPDSFTSLSAHFRSNKFSMRSNTASDYSSLSDSQLLFGSQFCLENVQSAAAPLELGTQPGQQNSQDSEPSIFTKYQTKPQLFDEETREKGSLNFGAGRVKNVLENFEVNKNKIKDKYDREVLSSFIFSIKDRLQELPVCFEKFEEMFDSKLKSSLACLETLFKTLEDALQSHCSLVLKALTEKSQMEQALLEMERRLAAKDVEILDMKSSMQLLKEGLESLPAQLNDQFLKACKELGFLKPCNTSAEQHTLLSSASLPPHTADKSFQTSPGLCQHCVLTEEHLHRSCCPGRGVCSCSGWSHFPCVTVGQQHRDSSGRNQVTGDGTSEGDLNPASGDKDSPIAAAAYGRVNTFLQGVKCSSETESCAAHPCMCWAGRHFLESSQKKHCPVPLEVPLPTPMRKAFRKGTRGFKPLTPLQQQQPQVCHHSAQKATPGQRHSNWSTDHEVEKTAVGNKTKLSPGRMPWKKVIRRKTTYSTKGKGEHSGCADSGLKQRKTNGITDLESSRKNSLHSYLVDLNSENSDTVFAAPHQQIFSSAQLGLTKNFTPVPHSDKSLQQLANRRKRSLEIKKTINVSSVKRYLLDSSPEDDVPSLCSTTGVKQTSYFSLQSPSSSKKPHPVNLLAQQKTACCSLLLDCDSSD; encoded by the exons ATGCAGGGaattttgtttggctttttaatTGCTCCAGACTCATTCACATCCCTCTCTGCCCATTTCAGGTCCAATAAGTTTTCCATGAGGAGCAACACTGCCAGTGACTACTCGAGTCTGAGTGATTCCCAGCTGCTCTTTGGCTCCCAGTTCTGCCTGGAGAATGTGCAGTCGGCAGCAGCACCGCTGGAGCTGGGCACACAGCCGGGACAGCAGAACTCCCAGGAT AGCGAGCCCAGTATTTTTACCAAATACCAGACAAAACCACAGTTATTTGATgaagaaacaagagaaaaaggTTCTCTTAATTTTGGTGCCGGAAGAGTGAAAAATGTATTGGAAAATTTTGAAGTGAATAAGAACAAAATAAAGGACAAATATGACCG tgAAGTCCTAAGCTCCTTTATTTTCAGCATCAAAGACAGGCTTCAAGAG CTGCCAGTGTGCTTTGAGAAGTTTGAAGAGATGTTTGATTCCAAACTCAAATCCAGTTTGGCTTGCCTAGAAACCCTTTTCAAGACAT TGGAAGATGCTCTTCAAAGTCACTGTAGCTTGGTGCTGAAAGCTTTGACAGAAAAAAGCCAAATGGAGCAGGCactgctggagatggagaggaGACTTGCAGCC AAAGATGTGGAGATTTTGGATATGAAATCCAGTATGCAGCTGCTGAAGGAGGGTCtggaatcactgccagcccagctAAATGACCAGTTCCTGAAAGCGTGTAAAGAACTTGGCTTCCTGAAGCCGTGTAATACCTCAGCTGAACAGCACACACTTTTGTCTAGTGCCAGCCTGCCCCCTCACACAGCAGATAAATCTTTCCAGACctcccctgggctgtgccaacaCTGTGTCCTGACTGAGGAGCACCTGCACAGGTCAtgctgcccaggcaggggaGTTTGCAGCTGTTCAGGCTGGTCTCATTTCCCCTGTGTGACAGTGGGGCAGCAACACAGAGACTCCTCTGGAAGGAACCAGGTCACTGGAGATGGCACATCTGAGGGCGACCTAAACCCAGCCTCAGGAGACAAAGATAGCCCCATTGCTGCAGCAGCCTATGGCAGAGTAAACACCTTTTTGCAGGGGGTGAAATGCAGCTCGGAGACAGAGAGCTGTGCTGCCCACCCTTGCATGTGTTGGGCTGGCAGACACTTTTTGGAGAGTAGTCAGAAGAAACACTGTCCTGTACCACTGGAAGTGCCTCTACCAACCCCAATGAGGAAGGCATTCAGGAAAGGCACTCGAGGGTTTAAGCCCCTGACACCattacagcagcagcagcctcaagTTTGCCACCATTCTGCACAGAAAGCTACACCTGGACAAAGACACAGCAACTGGTCCACAGACCATGAGGTGGAGAAGACAGCTGTagggaacaaaacaaaactgagtCCAGGAAGGATGCCCTGGAAAAAAGTAATAAGGAGAAAGACAACATACTCTACTAAGGGGAAAGGTGAACACTCTGGATGTGCTGACAGTGGGCTGAAGCAGAGGAAGACAAATGGGATTACTGACTTGGAAAGCTCCAGAAAAAATTCCCTTCACAGCTACTTGGTTGATCTCAATTCAGAAAACTCTGACACGGTTTTTGCAGCTCCCCATCAGCAGATCTTCAGCAGTGCTCAGCTGGGGCTTACGAAGAATTTCACACCAGTGCCACACTCTGATAAAAGCCTGCAACAACTTGCaaacagaaggaagagaagtcttgaaattaaaaaaacaataaatgtcTCCAGTGTAAAAAGGTATCTCTTGGATTCCTCTCCCGAGGACGATGTACCTTCCCTGTGTAGCACAACAGGTGTAAAGCAAACAAGCTACTTCAGCCTCCAAAGCCCCTCAAGCTCCAAGAAACCACATCCTGTCAATCTACTGGCTCAGCAGAAAACAGCCTGTTGCTCTTTACTGTTAGACTGTGATTCTTCTGATTGA
- the KLHDC8B gene encoding kelch domain-containing protein 8B isoform X1, producing the protein MQCGAPRSRSCRTAKGSRLAGAGGSDGCPGSDSDALPAGGRGPEQWRAGPDGRHGRARARGPPRRLSWPMAAGAGAFAWATFPAMPTRRVYCSAAHRDGQLFVLGGCGGGGRALGTAEVLDLQAQRWTTLPPLPTPRAGAAVLALGKQILVVGGVDAAQSPLASVEVYHVDEGKWEKKAALAQPSMGISAVQRDGVVYALGGMGADTSPQALVRVYEPAKDHWQPLPSMPTPCYGASAFLQGNKIFVLGGRQGKLPVTAFEAFDLETKSWTRYPSVPSRRAFAACAMADGVVFSLGGLQQPGPHNFYSRPHFVNTVEMFDPAQGVWRKPSRTIRMKEKRADFVAGCLGGRVVAVGGLGNQSCPLDSVEGFSLSQKKWEPLPPMPTGRCSCSSCPTPSLLFIIGGVAQGPSGAVEALCLRDVP; encoded by the exons ATGCAGTGCGGAGCCCCGCGAAGCAGGAGCTGTCGCACCGCCAAGGGGAGCCGGctagctggggctggggggagcgATGGGTGCCCGGGCTCTGACTCGGATGCTCTCCCCGCAGGAGGCCGTGGGCCGGAGCAGTGGCGAGCCGGGCCGGATGGGCGGCACGGCAGGGCCAGAGCCCGGGGACCCCCGAGGCGGCTGAGCTGGCCCatggcggcgggcgcgggcgcCTTCGCGTGGGCCACCTTCCCCGCCATGCCCACGCGGCGCGTGTACTGCAGCGCCGCGCACCGCGACGGGCAGCTCTTCGTGCTGGGCGGctgcgggggcggcgggcgagcCCTGGGAACTGCTGAGGTGCTCGACCTCCAAGCCCAGCGCTGGACCACGCTCCCACCACTGCCCACGCCGCGGGCTGGCGCTGCCGTCCTCGCCCTGGGCAAGCAGATCTTGGTGGTGGGCGGTGTGGATGCGGCACAGAGCCCCCTCGCCTCCGTTGAGGTCTACCACGTGGATGAGGGCAAATGGGAGAAGAAGGCGGCATTGGCTCAGCCCTCCATGGGCATCTCAGCTGTGCAGAGAG ATGGGGTTGTCTACGCACTGGGGGGAATGGGTGCGGACACCTCTCCCCAGGCACTGGTCCGTGTCTATGAGCCAGCAAAAGACCACTGGCAGCCCCTACCCTCCATGCCCACACCGTGTTATGGGGCCTCTGCCTTCCTGCAGGGAAACAAGATCTTCGTCCTGG GAGGCCGGCAAGGCAAGCTGCCTGTCACCGCCTTCGAGGCTTTTGACCTGGAGACAAAGAGCTGGACACGCTACCCCAGCGTGCCCAGCCGCCGCGCCTTCGCCGCCTGTGCCATGGCTGATGGGGTTGTCTTCAGCCTGGgtgggctgcagcagccagggccccACAACTTCTATTCCCGTCCCCATTTTGTCAACACTGTGGAGATGTTTGATCCTGCGCAGG GTGTGTGGAGAAAGCCAAGCCGCACCATCCGTATGAAAGAGAAGAGAGCCGACTTCGTGGCTGGATGCCTGGGAGGAAGAGTGGTGGCTGTGGGTGGCCTTG GGAACCAGTCCTGCCCACTGGACTCAGTGGAAGGGTTCAGCCTTTCGCAGAAAAAGTGGGAGCCGCTGCCCCCCATGCCCACTGGccgctgctcctgctccagctgcccaaCACCCAGCCTGCTCTTCATCATCGGCGGTGTGGCCCAGGGTCCCAGTGGCGCTGTCGAGGCTCTGTGCCTGCGCGATGTGCCCTGA
- the KLHDC8B gene encoding kelch domain-containing protein 8B isoform X2: MAAGAGAFAWATFPAMPTRRVYCSAAHRDGQLFVLGGCGGGGRALGTAEVLDLQAQRWTTLPPLPTPRAGAAVLALGKQILVVGGVDAAQSPLASVEVYHVDEGKWEKKAALAQPSMGISAVQRDGVVYALGGMGADTSPQALVRVYEPAKDHWQPLPSMPTPCYGASAFLQGNKIFVLGGRQGKLPVTAFEAFDLETKSWTRYPSVPSRRAFAACAMADGVVFSLGGLQQPGPHNFYSRPHFVNTVEMFDPAQGVWRKPSRTIRMKEKRADFVAGCLGGRVVAVGGLGNQSCPLDSVEGFSLSQKKWEPLPPMPTGRCSCSSCPTPSLLFIIGGVAQGPSGAVEALCLRDVP, from the exons atggcggcgggcgcgggcgcCTTCGCGTGGGCCACCTTCCCCGCCATGCCCACGCGGCGCGTGTACTGCAGCGCCGCGCACCGCGACGGGCAGCTCTTCGTGCTGGGCGGctgcgggggcggcgggcgagcCCTGGGAACTGCTGAGGTGCTCGACCTCCAAGCCCAGCGCTGGACCACGCTCCCACCACTGCCCACGCCGCGGGCTGGCGCTGCCGTCCTCGCCCTGGGCAAGCAGATCTTGGTGGTGGGCGGTGTGGATGCGGCACAGAGCCCCCTCGCCTCCGTTGAGGTCTACCACGTGGATGAGGGCAAATGGGAGAAGAAGGCGGCATTGGCTCAGCCCTCCATGGGCATCTCAGCTGTGCAGAGAG ATGGGGTTGTCTACGCACTGGGGGGAATGGGTGCGGACACCTCTCCCCAGGCACTGGTCCGTGTCTATGAGCCAGCAAAAGACCACTGGCAGCCCCTACCCTCCATGCCCACACCGTGTTATGGGGCCTCTGCCTTCCTGCAGGGAAACAAGATCTTCGTCCTGG GAGGCCGGCAAGGCAAGCTGCCTGTCACCGCCTTCGAGGCTTTTGACCTGGAGACAAAGAGCTGGACACGCTACCCCAGCGTGCCCAGCCGCCGCGCCTTCGCCGCCTGTGCCATGGCTGATGGGGTTGTCTTCAGCCTGGgtgggctgcagcagccagggccccACAACTTCTATTCCCGTCCCCATTTTGTCAACACTGTGGAGATGTTTGATCCTGCGCAGG GTGTGTGGAGAAAGCCAAGCCGCACCATCCGTATGAAAGAGAAGAGAGCCGACTTCGTGGCTGGATGCCTGGGAGGAAGAGTGGTGGCTGTGGGTGGCCTTG GGAACCAGTCCTGCCCACTGGACTCAGTGGAAGGGTTCAGCCTTTCGCAGAAAAAGTGGGAGCCGCTGCCCCCCATGCCCACTGGccgctgctcctgctccagctgcccaaCACCCAGCCTGCTCTTCATCATCGGCGGTGTGGCCCAGGGTCCCAGTGGCGCTGTCGAGGCTCTGTGCCTGCGCGATGTGCCCTGA